CGCATGCATATTGTTGAGGAGCAAAGGGAACTCACAAAAGATTCTTTCGCCCAGTCTTTTGCGCCCAATCGAAATAATTTTGAGACGACCATCTTTCATCCGAACGGAAATCGCGTTGAGCTGAGTGTACTCAATGTCCCGGTTGAGATTGAGGGAGAAGTGGTGGGGAATCACATCATTGTGAAGGATATTACCGAAGAGAATCGCGTGAAAGAAAAAATCAGGTATTTGGCCTATCACGATGAGCTGACCGACTTACCGAACCGAAGAAAGTTTAATCAAGTTCTGCATCAATCCATTGAAAAAAGCAGCCAAGATTCATCGAGCTTTGCCGTCATGGTTATCGACATCGATCGTTTCAAAATGATCAATGATTCCTTGGGTCACTCCTACGGCGATATCTTTTTGCAGGGGGTCAGCGACAGAATTTCAAAGAGTGCGAAAGGGTACCACGCAACAATTGCCCGGATGGGTGGGGATGAATTTACCATCCTCTGCGAAACAGGAGCGGATGGCAGGGAAGCAGCGAGTTTAGCCGATAAGATCATTGAAGCATTGAAACAGCCATTCACGCTAAAAGACAGTGAATTTTACATATCCGCAAGTATTGGAACGGCGATATTCCCAGATCACGGCACGGATGCTGTCGCGCTGCTCAAAAAAGCGGATACAGCCATGTACGAGGTGAAAAAACAGGGGAAAAATGGTCATCTGTTCTACACGACAGATTTTGACGCCCAATTGCTGGAGAATATTGAAATAGAACGTGATCTCAGAAAAGCAATTGAACGAAAAGAGCTGGTGGTGTACTACCAACCTCAATTTCATTCGGAAAGTAATCGCATGATCGGAGTGGAGGCGCTGGTCAGGTGGAATCATCCAACCAAGGGGATGCTTTCACCAGGAGTGTTTATCCCTATTGCTGAAGAGACAGGATTGATTTATGAGATCGGTACATGGGTGCTTCGGGAAGCGTGCAGGCAAATGAAGCAGTGGCATGATAAAGGGGGGCCGTTGATACCCGTCTCTGTCAATTTGTCCTCCCATCAATTCCACCAACGGAACCTGGTCCAGTACATCAAAAATATTCTCGAGGAAACCAAGCTTGCCCCGCACTTTTTGGAATTGGAAATCACGGAGAGCATGATGATGGACCCGGCAGTATCGATCAGCATCCTTCATGAGTTAAACAAAATCGGAACGAGAATCAGCTTGGATGATTTTGGAACCGGTTACAGCTCATTGAGCTATTTGAAAAAGTTCCCGATCCACAAGCTAAAGATTGACCGTTCCTTCATAACAGACCTGTCTCGAAATGAAAACGATAAAGCCATTGTGGCCACTATCATTTCGATGGCGAAGCATCTGAAATTGGATGTAATTGCAGAAGGCATTGAAACGAAGGATCAGTTGGATATTTTGACAGAAAATCATTGCAAGGAAATTCAAGGGTACTATTACAGTCGCCCATTATCTGCGAATGAGGTGGAGCAATCGTTTTTTGTTCCGATAAGAACGCATTTCAGCCAAGAAGCGTAAGCAAAACTCCCTGTCTTTTATCGATGGGGAGTTTTTTTACAGATACACAGCAGGAAATGTAAAATCGGGTATTGCATACCCTACAGGGGTATTGTAAAATAAAATCAAGTTAAGCTTCCCAAAAACAAAGGAGGATGTAAAATGAATGTCACTTTGAACGTACAGGGAATGTCCTGCAATCACTGCGTCATTTCCATAGAAGGTGCTCTTCAAAAACTAGACGGTGTTAGCAAAGCAACGGTAAGCCTTGCTGACAATCAGGTAAGCGTGACTTTTGATGAATCCGTTGTTTCGTTGGACAATGTGAAAGAGACGATTGAAGATCAAGGATACGATGTCGTTTAAGCAAAAGTTGCGGGAAGGGCTGTGATTGTAGAATGGCAGCCTTTCTTACACCTAATGATTGACCGAATATTACGAATTCAATCACTCTAGGAGGAATGCCTTTTGAAGCGTGTACAGTTTGCCGTAAGTCCAGAAATTCGTGTCGGCGGTTCTGTGCTTACTCCAGCAGAAATGGTGGTGATCGGTCAAATCGTTGGCGAGGATGCACAAATTGAACTTTCGATCTTTCAGCAGCTGATTATCGAGATGAATGAAGAGAAGGCTGAGGATGCCAAAAAAGCGCTGCGTGAGAAAGGCTTACACGTGTACGAAACGGGTTCTGTTGTGAAGAATTTGTCTGTCTGTTCTTTTTGCAAAGGAGCAGAGATTGAAGGGCTTGAGGCAGCGAGAAATTTGAATGATACGATTGCAGGGATGGCCGTTCCTTTTACGATGAGAGTCGGTTATACGGGCTGTCCAAATGCCTGTGGAGAGCCGTTGGTAAAAGATATCGGGATCGTCAAGCGAAAAGAAACCTTTGAAATCTACGTCGGAGGCCAATCGAAAACAATGGAGGCCAGAACAGCCGAGCTCCTGGTCGAGCAGGTGAAGGAAGAACAATTATCTTCCATCGTCCAAAGCATCATTTCACTGTATCAGACGCAAGGGAAAAAGAGAGAAAAGTTTTTCAAGTTTGTCGAGCGATATGGATTGGAAAATGTCCGAAAAGAATTGGGGCTGTCTTCCTGACAGGTGTTTGCGAGGTAGAGTAGAGGAGGAATTGCATTGTCAAGTGCAGAATTGAACATTGTACAGTCTTGTCATACGTCTGATCGAAACAGTCATCACTCGGAAAAAACCAAGCAAAACTTGCAGGCGCGTCTTAATCGGATTGAAGGACAGATTCGCGGGATTAAAGGCATGGTGGAGAAGGATGCTTATTGTGATGATGTCTTGAATCAAATAGCTGCGGTACAATCCGCCTTAAATTCAGTAGGACGTATCCTTTTGGAAGGACATATGAAATCCTGTGTGATTGAACGCATCCAAGAAGGGGACAACACAGTCATTGACGAGCTGTTAACCACGATGAATAAGCTGATGAAATAAAAGCTTCAGAAATGAAGCTTTTTTATAATGGCGAAAATAAGAAAAAGTGTGAGCCCTCTCGACAGTAGTAGAGGGTTTTCGCGTTGGTTTTGTCCTATTTAGTTGGCGTAGGACATACTTTACAAGGAGGGGAATATACTCGGGGGTGGTATCTTGAGCGCGGTGTATCAGATCCTGATCTACGTCGGTTTTGCTTACGTTTGTTTCACATGGTTTATCTGGCGACGAAAGCAGGGTATCGATCATATGCAAGGCATGATGGGTACGATGTCTGTCAGTATGACGATTGGCTTGATCGGAGGGTTGATCTTCGGAGATGTTTACAGGGGAGACCTTTATGTATCCACCATGTGGGGAATGCTGGCAGGTGGACTGTCTGGTTTTCTGCTAGGAGTTCCTCTGTCGATCCTGAGTATGGTAGAAGGCATCTTATCGGGCGTAATGGGCGGGATGATGGGTGCCATGCTGGGAGAGATGGTACCCAGTGAAAAAGTAGAGTCTCTCCTGTTTGTTTTCGTCATGCTCTTTACCGTATGTATACTGCTCGTAGCCAAGCTGATTGATTTTCATAAAAAAGAAACGAAGTGGTCCTCCTTTTTTCATCATCCAAGCACTCCAGCTATATTGCTCCTCGCTGTCTTCTTCTGGTATCAATCATTACCGTTTCCATCCCCGGCTCTTTTTGCTGGTGATCGCACGACAGAAATCAACCTCACAGCCGTCGACTTTTCCTATAAACCGAACCAATTTACCGTTAAAAAAGATACGGAGATCAAAGTCGTCTTTCAAAATGATGGCAATGTAGAGCACGATATTCAGGTTGTTTCGTATGGGAAAATTGTAACGATTTCAGAATCAAGCAGCGAACATCGTCATGGAGGAATGGCTAAGGACGTTGTACATTTGCACGCCAGACCGGGAGAGTCTGTTGAAACAGTGTGGAAGGCATTGGAGGAAGGAACCTACGAATTTTATTGTACAATCCCGGGACACAAAGAAAGCGGTATGATTGGGCGTTTGCAAGTGACGGGTTGAAGCAAAGGGGGAGGAAAATACCTTTCTTTTGCGAGCGTTTTTCTTTTTGGGGTAGCAATCACGCCTACTGGGTGGGCTGCATAGTGTAGTCATGAAGGAACAGACATTACAAGTTGGAGGAGGATATTGGCATTGCATTCGCAAACACGCGACTACTTTCCGTACGTTGGTCCCTTCGATCCTTGTCCGCCAATTCGGGTGAAGACGTACCAGGTCCCCCCTCAGCTGTTCATGACATTTCAGCCGGAGAACTTACCACAATATAGCCCGATGGAAGCATTGAAATTAGGTACGTTATGGCCGGCACTTTTTAGCCCCTATGATCCCAGACTGAGTCATTTGGGGAGGGGGCACTCATGACAGCTGAAAATAGATTCGGCGACGAACAATATTACGCATTGCTTGAACAGCTACAAGCGATCGATTTTGTACTAGTAGAGCTCAGTCTTTATTTAGATACGCATCCAACCGATCAGAATGCGCTCCAGCAGTTCAATGATTTAACGGAGCAACGCTGGGTTTTGGCAAACGAATATGAGAAATTGTACGGGCCTCTGCAAAATCTTGGCCGTAGTTATTCAGGCTATCCGTGGCAGTGGAATGATGATCCATGGCCTTGGCAAGTTTAGAAGAGAGGGATAACGAAACCGATGTGGATCTATGAAAAAAAACTGCAGTATCCGGTTCGTGTCAGTAAGTGCGATGTGAGAATGGCGAAATATTTGATTGAACAATACGGAGGGGCGGATGGAGAGCTGGCAGCCGCTCTGCGCTATATGAACCAGCGGTATACGATCCCGAATAAAGTGGTCGGATTATTAACGGATATCGCTACCGAAGAGTTTGCGCATCTCGAAATGATTGCCACGATGGTGTATAAGCTGACCAAAGACGCGACTGTCGAAGAGCTGAAGGAAGCGGGACTGGGTGAGCATTACGCCAATCATGATCGGGCGCTCTTTTACAACAATGCCAGTGGTGTGCCGTGGACGGCGGCCTATATAGCTGCCAAGGGCGATCCAATCGCCGACCTTTACGAGGATATTGCAGCGGAAGAAAAAGCCCGCGCGACGTATCAATGGCTAATTGACATGACCGATGATGTTGATTTGCAGGACAGCTTGAAGTTTTTGCGGGAGCGGGAAGTCGTTCACTCTATGCGTTTCCGCGAGGCTGTAGAGATTTTGAAGGAAGAGCAGAATGCGAAGAAGATATTTTGAGGGTGAAAAAAGAGAGCTGGTGGGCTCTCTTTTTTCTAATTTAGCTGTGGAGTTCTAATGTGTACTGGTATTGGCATGAAGGAAAATGTGCTGCTACATATCGGGGGTGTACGGAACAACTATGATGGATCTTCGTCCCCATTTATGTTCAAAATCGAAATAACCATACATCATTTCCACTACATCTCGTAGAGGTACAACCAGTACGGTGTTATTATGCAGCTTTGCTTTTGCAGATGCAGTGGTTGGGTACCCATTATGTACAAATCGATTACTTCCTACCGGGATGATTATCTTATTTTCCCCTTGCCAGGTGTCCTCTTCAATGAGTGTTGCGGTCTGCGTAGAGTCGTCCCATTGAATAGTAGCACCAAGAATATCGGCTAACTCGCGAAGTGAAACATAAGTGACATCATTTTCAACAAAAGTTTGTTGCACTAGTTTTTTATTATCTACTGTCACATTCAGCGCAGCGTTGTCTATATAAGGGGCAGAGCTCTCGTGCGTATAAGTTATACTAACATCATCAATATCTTCATACTTTCCAACGTTAGAATTGATAAAATCTAGTGGTATATCAAATGATGCGTATACATATTGCCCCGGTTCTAAACGTAATGACGAATTAACAACTGGGTGGGTCGTTTCGGAGTAGAAATGAACGAGTCCTTTTTTGTCCGTAATGGAGACTCCAGAGTATTTAAAATTAGTAGCGGTTGCCTCTCCCTGATTAAGTAAAAAGGTCCTGAAGTAAAATTTTTCCTGGTCCATTCCATGATATTGTTTTCCAAAAATGACGTTTGGTTTGAATTCTGCTTTTTTCCCTAATGTAAACGTATATGTTGGCTTTAGGTAAGCACCCTCAATCTGTGAGGGATGGGTAACGAAAGGAGCCAGATCAAAGTTTTCAATATCGAAAAGACCTAAATCGTTATCGCCTGCTTCCAAATGATAACTGTCAATGGTTTTAGGTGTAGCGCCGATTTTTTGCCCTTTACCATTGACCAAATCAATGCTTCCTTTAAGGTCATGGATTTCATAGGGACTGATATTCCCCCATCTCATATAACCCTGTGCATAGTGACTTCCATCAGAACTTGTTATGAATTTTAATTCGATCAATTCAAACTGCAAAGGATTCTTCTCCAATGATGCATAGGACACTGGAACCGAAGCAAAGAAAATAAAAAAGATTGCAAGAAGGCACGTAAAAAGTCTAACCATTTTCCCCATTTCAAATCACCCCAAGATTGAAAATATCATGTTAGAAAAGCATTCAGTAAAGAAGGATTTTCCCTTCTCATCTATAAAGAAGATCATTCGGAATGACGACGATGGTTTTCTGACCCCCTTTATGTTCAAAAACAACATAGTAATCCAGCATTTCTACAATATCTCGTAAAGGTACAACCAGGGTAGTGTTATTGTACAGCTTCGCTTTTCCCGACACAGTAGTTTCGCGACCTTGATCAATAAAGCGATCACTGCCAACAGGTATGACTATTTGTCTATCGTATTCCATGAAGTTGTCTCTCAGGATGAGCGTTGCCGTTTGGGTAGGATCATTCCACTGGATCGTAGCACCAAGAACGTCGGCTAACTCGCGAAGGGAAACATAAGTGACATCATTTTCAACAAAGGTTTGTTGCACAAGCTTTTTATTATTTACGGTCACATTCACTGCTGAGTCGTCTTTATAAGGAGCAGTGTTATCGCGGAGAATCAAAATACTAATTTTTCTGATGTCATTTATGTTTTTAAACCTAGAATCAATAAAATCTAAGGGCAGTTCAAATTTTGCTTCTACAAAATGTCCCGGCTCTAGCTTCAACGATGAATTGATAACAGTGTGGCTAGTTTCTGGGTAGAAGTGGTCCATTCCGTTTTTGCCCGCAAATGAGAGACCTGCGTAGCTAAAATTTGTAGCGGTTGCTTCACCTAGATTAAGTAATAGGGCATAAATAAAAAACGTGTTGTTGTCCTCTGATCTTCCATAAATCATTGAATCTACAATGACATTTGCCTTGAGTTCTGCCCCTTCAGACACTGGAACCGAAGCAAAGAAAATAAAAAAGATTGCAAGAAGGCACGCTAAAAGTCTAACCATTTTCCCCATTTCAAATCACCCCAAGATTGAAAATATCATGCTAGAAAAGCCCTCCAGAAAGAAGGCTTTTCCCTCACACATCCATAATAATCGGCAGGATCATGGGTCTGCGCTTTGTTTTGGCATACACGAATTTCCCAATTGATTCCCGCATTCCTTGCTTCAGGCGGTTCCACTGACTCACATTCGCTTCCTGCAGATTGGTGATCACCTCGGATGCAAGGCGAGTCGCTTCTTCCAACAGGCCCTCTGATTCCGGGGCATGAATGAATCCGCGAGAAATAAGGTCAGGACCCGACAAAATCTTGCCGTCAGTTTTACTGCGCGTCACAACGATTACGAGTATGCCATCTTCCGAAAGATGTTTGCGATCCCGTAATATTCCATTCCCTACATCCCCGATTCCTAAACCATCCACCAAGGTATTGCCGGCAGGGATTTTTCTTTCCTGCACAGCCACACCATCCTGAATATCCACGACATCCCCGTTATTTATTATGAAAATGGACTCGAAATCAACGCCGACGGATTCAGCCAACTGACGATGTTGATGGAGCATCCGATACTCGCCGTGAATGGGGATAAAGTATTGTGGCTTCATGAGAGTGAGCATGAGCTTCAACTCTTCCTGGAAGCCATGACCGGATACATGCATGCCAGTTCCAGAGCCATATATAACGTTGGCTCCCATAATAAACAAGTTGTCGACGATGCGCGCTACATTTCGTTCGTTCCCTGGAATGGGGGAGGAAGAGAGGATGACGGTATCGCCGCGTTCTACTTTTACGTGTCGATACCCGGAGGTCGACAACCGTGATAAAGCAGCCATGGGTTCGCCTTGACTTCCGGTGCATAGAATAGCGACACGGGCAGGATCGAGCTCGCCCACTTCTTCTATTTCCACCAACATGCCTTCTGGTATATGCAAATAGCCTTGTTCCGAAGCGATTCTGACCACATTGACCATACTTCGACCCAATAATGCCAGCTTTCGATTCGTCGCTTCTACGGCATCTATGACTTGTTGGAGCCGGTATACATTGGAAGCAAACGTCGAGACAAATATTTTCTGATGTGCCTTACTGAATGCTTCTAACAGACGATCGCCCACGTGTTTTTCTGATGGAGTAAAGCCTGGGCGCTCCGCATTGGTACTCTCTGACAACAAGGCCAATACACCTT
The window above is part of the Brevibacillus brevis NBRC 100599 genome. Proteins encoded here:
- a CDS encoding bifunctional diguanylate cyclase/phosphodiesterase: MDHQIHGTYDSFLVILSYLIAVAASFSALNLAARVSKSKGKHQLLWLMFGATTMGLGIWSMHFVGMLALTLPIKVLYDMEYVILSVILAIFVSSIALFTITKRNLHARQLGIAGILMAAGISGMHYVGMAAMMIEITYDTRIVILSIMIAATASAAALWLLFYFRRDQSKYAYLYKLGSSLIMGAAIAGMHYTGMVAAHFYGTEQPTKQVGTQIEPESLAYIIVLATFLLIGITLFGLFINKRLSQKDTVIQESESWYRSLYKNNEYGIISLDTGGCIIKMNPAVTKIGGLREEEFINQHVSKIRMHIVEEQRELTKDSFAQSFAPNRNNFETTIFHPNGNRVELSVLNVPVEIEGEVVGNHIIVKDITEENRVKEKIRYLAYHDELTDLPNRRKFNQVLHQSIEKSSQDSSSFAVMVIDIDRFKMINDSLGHSYGDIFLQGVSDRISKSAKGYHATIARMGGDEFTILCETGADGREAASLADKIIEALKQPFTLKDSEFYISASIGTAIFPDHGTDAVALLKKADTAMYEVKKQGKNGHLFYTTDFDAQLLENIEIERDLRKAIERKELVVYYQPQFHSESNRMIGVEALVRWNHPTKGMLSPGVFIPIAEETGLIYEIGTWVLREACRQMKQWHDKGGPLIPVSVNLSSHQFHQRNLVQYIKNILEETKLAPHFLELEITESMMMDPAVSISILHELNKIGTRISLDDFGTGYSSLSYLKKFPIHKLKIDRSFITDLSRNENDKAIVATIISMAKHLKLDVIAEGIETKDQLDILTENHCKEIQGYYYSRPLSANEVEQSFFVPIRTHFSQEA
- the copZ gene encoding copper chaperone CopZ produces the protein MNVTLNVQGMSCNHCVISIEGALQKLDGVSKATVSLADNQVSVTFDESVVSLDNVKETIEDQGYDVV
- a CDS encoding transcriptional regulator, translated to MKRVQFAVSPEIRVGGSVLTPAEMVVIGQIVGEDAQIELSIFQQLIIEMNEEKAEDAKKALREKGLHVYETGSVVKNLSVCSFCKGAEIEGLEAARNLNDTIAGMAVPFTMRVGYTGCPNACGEPLVKDIGIVKRKETFEIYVGGQSKTMEARTAELLVEQVKEEQLSSIVQSIISLYQTQGKKREKFFKFVERYGLENVRKELGLSS
- a CDS encoding metal-sensitive transcriptional regulator; protein product: MSSAELNIVQSCHTSDRNSHHSEKTKQNLQARLNRIEGQIRGIKGMVEKDAYCDDVLNQIAAVQSALNSVGRILLEGHMKSCVIERIQEGDNTVIDELLTTMNKLMK
- a CDS encoding cupredoxin domain-containing protein, producing the protein MYQILIYVGFAYVCFTWFIWRRKQGIDHMQGMMGTMSVSMTIGLIGGLIFGDVYRGDLYVSTMWGMLAGGLSGFLLGVPLSILSMVEGILSGVMGGMMGAMLGEMVPSEKVESLLFVFVMLFTVCILLVAKLIDFHKKETKWSSFFHHPSTPAILLLAVFFWYQSLPFPSPALFAGDRTTEINLTAVDFSYKPNQFTVKKDTEIKVVFQNDGNVEHDIQVVSYGKIVTISESSSEHRHGGMAKDVVHLHARPGESVETVWKALEEGTYEFYCTIPGHKESGMIGRLQVTG
- a CDS encoding spore coat associated protein CotJA, producing the protein MHSQTRDYFPYVGPFDPCPPIRVKTYQVPPQLFMTFQPENLPQYSPMEALKLGTLWPALFSPYDPRLSHLGRGHS
- a CDS encoding spore coat protein CotJB; translation: MTAENRFGDEQYYALLEQLQAIDFVLVELSLYLDTHPTDQNALQQFNDLTEQRWVLANEYEKLYGPLQNLGRSYSGYPWQWNDDPWPWQV
- a CDS encoding manganese catalase family protein, yielding MWIYEKKLQYPVRVSKCDVRMAKYLIEQYGGADGELAAALRYMNQRYTIPNKVVGLLTDIATEEFAHLEMIATMVYKLTKDATVEELKEAGLGEHYANHDRALFYNNASGVPWTAAYIAAKGDPIADLYEDIAAEEKARATYQWLIDMTDDVDLQDSLKFLREREVVHSMRFREAVEILKEEQNAKKIF
- a CDS encoding copper amine oxidase N-terminal domain-containing protein — encoded protein: MGKMVRLFTCLLAIFFIFFASVPVSYASLEKNPLQFELIELKFITSSDGSHYAQGYMRWGNISPYEIHDLKGSIDLVNGKGQKIGATPKTIDSYHLEAGDNDLGLFDIENFDLAPFVTHPSQIEGAYLKPTYTFTLGKKAEFKPNVIFGKQYHGMDQEKFYFRTFLLNQGEATATNFKYSGVSITDKKGLVHFYSETTHPVVNSSLRLEPGQYVYASFDIPLDFINSNVGKYEDIDDVSITYTHESSAPYIDNAALNVTVDNKKLVQQTFVENDVTYVSLRELADILGATIQWDDSTQTATLIEEDTWQGENKIIIPVGSNRFVHNGYPTTASAKAKLHNNTVLVVPLRDVVEMMYGYFDFEHKWGRRSIIVVPYTPDM
- a CDS encoding copper amine oxidase N-terminal domain-containing protein, which encodes MGKMVRLLACLLAIFFIFFASVPVSEGAELKANVIVDSMIYGRSEDNNTFFIYALLLNLGEATATNFSYAGLSFAGKNGMDHFYPETSHTVINSSLKLEPGHFVEAKFELPLDFIDSRFKNINDIRKISILILRDNTAPYKDDSAVNVTVNNKKLVQQTFVENDVTYVSLRELADVLGATIQWNDPTQTATLILRDNFMEYDRQIVIPVGSDRFIDQGRETTVSGKAKLYNNTTLVVPLRDIVEMLDYYVVFEHKGGQKTIVVIPNDLLYR
- a CDS encoding ribonuclease J, with translation MNAWNETLSIFALGGVYEIGKNMYGIQYGDEIVLIDCGSKFPDESYLGIDLIIPDISYLLENQEKVRALIVTHGHEDHIGGIPYFLRQLNVPVYGTRLTLGLIELKLKEHNLLHQSTLISIDRDSTISFGSLTISFFQTNHSIPDCLGVVFETKAGAIVHTGDFKFDLTPVHKQSPDLHRMAEIGQKGVLALLSESTNAERPGFTPSEKHVGDRLLEAFSKAHQKIFVSTFASNVYRLQQVIDAVEATNRKLALLGRSMVNVVRIASEQGYLHIPEGMLVEIEEVGELDPARVAILCTGSQGEPMAALSRLSTSGYRHVKVERGDTVILSSSPIPGNERNVARIVDNLFIMGANVIYGSGTGMHVSGHGFQEELKLMLTLMKPQYFIPIHGEYRMLHQHRQLAESVGVDFESIFIINNGDVVDIQDGVAVQERKIPAGNTLVDGLGIGDVGNGILRDRKHLSEDGILVIVVTRSKTDGKILSGPDLISRGFIHAPESEGLLEEATRLASEVITNLQEANVSQWNRLKQGMRESIGKFVYAKTKRRPMILPIIMDV